From one Erinaceus europaeus chromosome 4, mEriEur2.1, whole genome shotgun sequence genomic stretch:
- the LOC103124634 gene encoding LOW QUALITY PROTEIN: trace amine-associated receptor 4-like (The sequence of the model RefSeq protein was modified relative to this genomic sequence to represent the inferred CDS: deleted 2 bases in 1 codon): MNSPDQWSPLEVQFCFPVANNSCPKKVRSVLSICVMQTVMIGAIVMTMLGNMVVIVSISHFKQLHSPTNFLILSMATTDFLLSCVVMPFSMVRSIESCWYFGDLFCKVHSCCDIMLCTTSIFHLCFISVDRYYAVCDPLHYVTKITIPVIEVFLFISWSIPIFFAFGLVFSELNLIGAEDFVADNNCAGLCVVLIFNKLWGVLAPFISFFLPGTVMVGIYIHIFTVARKHAKQIGMGPTTKQVGSESKTKSSSKKESKATKTLSIVMGVFVFCWMPFFVLTIIDPFINFTTPEDLYNAFSWLGYFNSTLNPIIYGMFYPWFRKALRMIFTGIIFHPDSSTLSLFPAHA; encoded by the exons atgaattcacCTGACCAATGGAGCCCATTAGAAGTACAATTTTGCTTTCCCGTGGCTAATAATTCATGTCCTAAAAAAGTTCGATCTGTACTGAGTATCTGTGTCATGCAAACAGTCATGATTGGTGCCATAGTGATGACCATGCTGGGCAATATGGTTGTGATcgtttctatctcccacttcaaGCAACTACACTCCCCAaccaacttcctcatcctctccATGGCCACCACAGACTTCTTGCTGAGCTGTGTAGTCATGCCCTTCAGTATGGTCAGGTCCATTGAGTCCTGCTGGTACTTCGGAGACCTCTTTTGCAAAGTTCACAGCTGCTGTGACATCATGCTCTGCACCACCTCCATTTTCCACTTATGCTTCATCTCAGTGGACCGCTACTATGCTGTTTGTGACCCTTTGCATTATGTCACCAAAATTACCATTCCTGTCATAGAAGTCTTTTTGTTCATTAGTTGGTCTATTCCAATCTTCTTTGCCTTTGGCCTGGTGTTCTCAGAATTAAACTTAATTGGTGCTGAAGATTTTGTTGCAGATAATAACTGTGCAGGTTTGTGTGTG GTGCTGATATTTAACAAGCTCTGGGGGGTGCTGGCCCcctttatatctttctttctccctgggaCTGTAATGGTGGGGATTTACATACACATTTTCACAGTAGCCAGGAAGCATGCTAAGCAAATTGGGATGGGCCCTACAACGAAACAGGTTGGGtcagaaagcaaaacaaagtcTTCAtcgaaaaaagaaagtaaggccACCAAGACATTAAGCATAGTCATGGGAGTGTTTGTGTTTTGCTGGATGCCCTTTTTTGTCTTGACAATCATAGACCCTTTCATTAATTTCACAACTCCTGAAGATTTGTACAATGCCTTTTCTTGGCTGGGTTACTTCAATTCCACTCTCAACCCTATTATCTATGGCATGTTTTATCCTTGGTTTCGTAAGGCTTTGAGAATGATTTTCACAGGCATCATCTTCCATCCTGACTCTTCTACACTAAGTCTGTTTCCTGCACATGCCTAG